The following proteins come from a genomic window of Methanomassiliicoccales archaeon:
- a CDS encoding DHH family phosphoesterase, whose amino-acid sequence MSEDVPGFLDRAKHLAETIRTAGSVAIVSHIDADGISSAAIAKRALDRLKVPHRLQFVKSLGEEEKTAISKIPEEVIWLCDLGGGSCERMRGLRCVITDHHQIISGGQSRLDLFGDMDHMLNPLLFGMNGATHLSGAGNTYFVARELDRQNQDLAYLAIVGAVGDMQDRSSRKLAGPLHSMVIDDAKSTGTLQVVTDDLPFFGWVTRSAAAMLAFSNDLKAIGYDDSIKEVSSLFYRAGVPLKRTGASPTRREGDPRAIWRSWSELDQPERNIMKATLRDRLAEKGLDQQALDKMLGETYLFVEHPALSPTREAKEFATLLNASGRYILTLDGQGDEERGDLIINVCLNPKVYSESALANVDSHKVNIREGVKEVHKVEQMVNIQYLLPNRKNSYCLKVSDTILGIITGMVLDQKKGDIDLSVDPEKPLVALTEVEESAESGKDPVVKVSTRMNRELTKKGINLGKAVNQAALRAHGDGGGHDVAAGANIPKKQIKKFLAALDEEVGAQLSRLNPSNRP is encoded by the coding sequence GTGAGCGAGGACGTCCCGGGATTCTTGGACCGGGCCAAGCACCTGGCCGAGACCATCAGGACGGCGGGATCCGTGGCCATCGTCTCGCACATCGATGCCGACGGAATATCATCCGCGGCCATAGCCAAGCGCGCCCTGGACCGGCTGAAGGTCCCTCACCGGTTACAATTCGTCAAGTCCCTCGGCGAAGAGGAGAAGACGGCCATATCGAAGATACCCGAAGAGGTCATCTGGCTCTGCGACCTGGGCGGCGGATCGTGCGAACGCATGCGCGGGCTCCGATGCGTCATCACCGACCATCACCAAATAATCAGCGGAGGGCAGTCGCGCTTGGACCTGTTCGGGGACATGGATCACATGCTCAATCCCCTGCTCTTCGGCATGAACGGAGCCACCCATCTTAGCGGCGCGGGGAACACCTACTTCGTGGCCCGGGAGCTGGACCGCCAGAACCAGGACCTGGCCTATCTGGCCATCGTGGGGGCGGTGGGGGACATGCAGGACCGCAGCTCCCGGAAGCTGGCCGGGCCGCTGCATTCCATGGTGATCGACGATGCCAAGTCGACAGGGACGCTCCAGGTGGTCACCGACGACCTGCCCTTCTTCGGCTGGGTGACCCGTTCGGCCGCGGCCATGCTGGCCTTCTCCAATGATCTGAAGGCCATCGGCTACGATGACAGCATCAAGGAGGTCTCCTCCCTGTTCTATCGGGCCGGAGTTCCCCTCAAAAGGACCGGGGCGTCCCCGACCAGACGCGAGGGGGACCCCCGGGCCATCTGGCGCAGCTGGTCCGAGCTCGACCAGCCCGAACGGAACATCATGAAGGCCACCCTGAGGGACCGCCTGGCGGAGAAGGGCTTGGACCAACAGGCCCTGGACAAGATGTTGGGGGAGACCTACCTGTTCGTGGAACATCCCGCCCTCTCGCCCACCCGGGAGGCCAAAGAGTTCGCCACGCTGTTGAACGCCTCCGGACGCTACATCCTGACCCTGGACGGGCAGGGGGACGAGGAGCGGGGGGACCTCATCATCAACGTCTGCCTCAACCCCAAGGTGTACTCCGAGTCGGCCCTGGCCAACGTGGACAGCCACAAGGTGAATATACGGGAGGGGGTGAAGGAGGTGCACAAGGTCGAGCAGATGGTCAACATCCAATACCTCCTGCCCAACCGGAAGAACAGCTATTGCCTGAAGGTCAGTGACACCATCCTGGGCATAATCACCGGCATGGTCCTGGACCAGAAGAAGGGGGATATAGACCTCAGCGTGGACCCGGAAAAGCCGCTGGTGGCCCTGACGGAGGTGGAGGAATCGGCCGAGTCGGGAAAGGACCCGGTGGTCAAAGTGTCCACCAGGATGAACCGCGAGCTGACCAAGAAGGGCATCAACCTGGGAAAGGCGGTGAACCAGGCCGCCCTGCGCGCCCACGGTGACGGCGGCGGCCATGACGTGGCCGCCGGGGCCAACATCCCCAAGAAACAGATAAAGAAGTTCCTCGCCGCCCTGGACGAGGAGGTCGGAGCGCAGCTCTCCCGCCTCAACCCATCAAATAGACCATGA
- a CDS encoding ribonuclease H-like domain-containing protein, with protein MIRRTFLLLPGIGQIKERRLWERGVLSWEEFTERDRLDGISSSRKAIMDAELETAMESWERGRTEFFSRMLPSGQHWRMYRRLRDDTAYLDIETDGLGPGAVITMVSVHRQGHTVTLTRSQDLSSENLRRSLEGSKMLVTFNGSSFDLPMIEREFPFTVPKVPHYDLRHACPKVGLHGGLKQVELLLGYRRPQEVAYVTGEEAVYLWHLWERKGSENALKLLRRYNQEDTRNLELLADEVYARLADVLLRGCPE; from the coding sequence ATGATCAGGCGCACCTTCCTCCTTCTTCCAGGCATCGGTCAGATCAAGGAGCGGAGGCTTTGGGAGCGCGGGGTGCTGTCATGGGAGGAGTTCACCGAACGGGACCGCCTGGACGGCATATCATCTAGCCGGAAAGCTATCATGGACGCCGAGCTGGAGACGGCCATGGAGAGCTGGGAGCGCGGGCGGACGGAGTTCTTCAGCCGCATGCTGCCCAGCGGGCAGCACTGGCGCATGTACCGGCGCCTGAGGGACGATACCGCCTACCTGGACATCGAGACCGACGGGCTGGGCCCCGGGGCGGTCATCACCATGGTCTCGGTCCATCGCCAAGGCCACACGGTCACCCTGACCCGCAGTCAGGACCTGAGCTCGGAGAACCTGAGGCGGTCGCTGGAAGGCAGCAAGATGCTGGTCACCTTCAACGGAAGCAGCTTTGACCTGCCCATGATAGAGCGGGAGTTCCCCTTCACCGTGCCCAAGGTGCCCCATTACGACCTGCGGCACGCCTGCCCCAAGGTGGGGCTGCACGGGGGGCTGAAGCAGGTGGAGCTGCTTCTCGGTTATCGTCGCCCCCAGGAGGTAGCATACGTCACCGGCGAGGAGGCTGTTTACCTTTGGCACCTGTGGGAGCGCAAGGGTAGCGAGAACGCCCTGAAACTGCTGCGCCGCTACAACCAGGAGGACACCAGGAACTTAGAGCTATTGGCCGACGAGGTCTATGCCCGCTTGGCGGACGTACTATTGCGGGGGTGCCCGGAGTGA
- a CDS encoding metallophosphoesterase produces MRHVEIAPGLTICNERCAILTPSQTLVIGDLHLGIEASLEMEGLQLPRAQSLTMKRAISSAVQAYGPKHIVVLGDLKHEFSRNLDQEWQEVRGMLEHLLSLAEVTVVRGNHDNYLANITSRLGLDLVEQLEVDGYHLSHGHQTDEGRPLIQGHEHPSVRLFDGVGGYLKLPAFLHFPQERILILPAYSPLSAGNDVNNMTSDSMLSPGLRGVRLDETEVYGCSDIGLLRTGRTTDLRRERYA; encoded by the coding sequence ATGCGCCATGTCGAAATCGCCCCTGGCCTGACAATCTGCAACGAGCGTTGCGCCATATTGACGCCATCGCAGACCTTGGTGATAGGCGACCTCCACCTGGGAATAGAGGCCAGCCTGGAGATGGAAGGGCTGCAGCTTCCCCGGGCGCAGAGCCTCACCATGAAGCGGGCGATATCCTCCGCAGTGCAGGCCTATGGTCCCAAGCATATAGTGGTCCTTGGTGACCTGAAACACGAGTTCTCGCGCAACCTGGACCAGGAATGGCAGGAGGTGCGGGGCATGCTGGAGCACCTTCTCTCGCTGGCCGAGGTGACGGTGGTCCGGGGCAACCATGACAACTACCTGGCCAACATCACCTCGCGCCTGGGATTGGACCTGGTAGAGCAGCTTGAAGTGGACGGCTACCATCTGTCCCACGGTCATCAGACCGATGAGGGAAGACCGTTGATTCAGGGACACGAGCACCCTTCGGTCCGGCTTTTCGATGGCGTGGGAGGCTACTTGAAATTGCCAGCCTTCCTTCATTTTCCACAGGAGCGTATACTGATACTGCCCGCTTACAGCCCACTATCTGCCGGGAACGACGTGAACAACATGACCTCGGACAGCATGCTCTCCCCCGGCCTTCGGGGCGTCAGATTGGACGAGACCGAGGTCTACGGATGCAGCGACATCGGCCTGTTACGAACCGGTAGGACCACGGACCTTCGCCGGGAGCGATACGCTTGA
- a CDS encoding NAD-dependent epimerase/dehydratase family protein has product MKAGSIKGNRVLVTGGAGFIGSHIAEALSKENEVLVLDDLSAGNRDNLKGIKAELLVGSIRDADLVKNAMEGVDYVFHHAAIASVPRSVDDPIASNQVNVCGTLRVLTEARQAKVRKVVFASSSAVYGNATTEIKRESDNPDPISPYAVTKLTGEGYCRNFWLNYGLATCSLRYFNVYGPRQDPSSEYAAVVPKFIQAVKGGEKLRIFGDGGQTRDFVYVADVVQANILAALDQRHDGEVFNVGRQEGVTVNDLSAMVLGNFGMGIEGHVEHLPVRKGDVRSSLADISKAKRELGYRPQYSMAEGISLTARSMN; this is encoded by the coding sequence ATGAAAGCAGGGAGCATAAAGGGCAATCGGGTGCTGGTCACTGGCGGGGCGGGGTTCATCGGTTCACATATCGCCGAGGCTCTCTCCAAAGAGAACGAGGTCCTAGTGCTGGACGACCTTTCTGCTGGGAACCGTGACAACCTGAAGGGGATCAAGGCCGAACTGCTGGTGGGCAGCATAAGGGACGCCGACCTGGTGAAGAATGCCATGGAGGGGGTCGATTACGTCTTCCATCACGCGGCCATCGCCTCCGTCCCCCGGAGCGTCGACGACCCTATCGCCAGCAATCAGGTGAACGTCTGCGGCACGCTGCGCGTGCTCACCGAGGCACGACAGGCCAAGGTGCGCAAGGTGGTCTTCGCCTCCTCCTCCGCCGTTTACGGTAACGCGACCACGGAGATCAAGCGGGAATCCGACAATCCCGATCCCATATCCCCCTATGCGGTCACCAAGCTGACCGGGGAAGGCTATTGCCGGAACTTCTGGCTGAACTACGGACTGGCGACCTGCAGCCTGAGATACTTCAACGTGTACGGCCCCCGCCAGGACCCTTCTTCGGAGTACGCCGCGGTGGTACCAAAGTTCATCCAGGCGGTGAAGGGCGGCGAGAAGCTGCGGATATTCGGGGATGGGGGGCAGACCCGGGACTTCGTCTACGTCGCCGACGTGGTGCAGGCCAATATTTTGGCCGCTTTGGACCAGAGGCACGACGGGGAGGTCTTCAACGTGGGGCGCCAGGAGGGCGTGACGGTTAACGACCTGTCCGCCATGGTCCTCGGCAACTTCGGTATGGGTATCGAGGGCCACGTGGAGCACCTGCCGGTGAGGAAAGGGGACGTCAGGAGCTCGCTGGCGGACATTAGCAAGGCCAAGAGGGAACTAGGTTACCGTCCGCAGTACAGCATGGCCGAAGGGATATCGCTGACCGCACGAAGCATGAACTGA
- the amrS gene encoding AmmeMemoRadiSam system radical SAM enzyme: MEATNVVRLARWSSYDVAHLECHLCPHHCCLKEGEIGICRTRGVLNGRMTLFNYGRVCVQAVDQIEKKPIYHYRPGSKLLSVGTFGCNLDCDCCQNAALASSGAADVECPEVSADALVGTALEKGAQGIAFTFNEPLVWSEFVIDVAKLSRGAGLFTMMNSNGFVESEPLAELASAVDVFKVDVKGFSEGFYRRHCGGSLSPVLKSCEMIQRNGNHLEIAYLIIPGLNDRKTELTGFFDWARNVLGRRVPVHLYRFMPAHRLSHLPPTDMSVMRSAKEMAERAGLDFVYLSGMVEGDEHRTLCPRCGHLVIDRAAKAESEKVVCDHGRVSKFCPSYSEIIDRTKRGACPECGEIIYRTE; the protein is encoded by the coding sequence ATGGAAGCAACCAACGTCGTCCGTCTGGCGAGATGGAGCAGTTATGACGTTGCACACCTCGAATGCCACCTTTGCCCACATCACTGTTGCTTGAAGGAGGGAGAGATCGGTATTTGCCGCACCCGGGGCGTGCTGAACGGGCGGATGACGCTCTTCAATTACGGAAGGGTATGCGTCCAGGCGGTGGACCAGATAGAGAAGAAGCCCATCTACCATTATCGCCCGGGTTCCAAGCTGCTGTCGGTGGGCACCTTCGGCTGCAACCTCGATTGCGACTGCTGCCAGAACGCCGCTCTGGCCTCGTCCGGAGCCGCAGACGTCGAATGCCCTGAGGTATCCGCGGATGCGCTGGTCGGCACCGCCCTGGAAAAAGGGGCGCAGGGGATCGCCTTCACCTTCAACGAGCCCCTGGTCTGGTCCGAGTTCGTTATTGACGTTGCGAAATTGTCGAGAGGGGCCGGGCTGTTCACCATGATGAACAGCAATGGGTTCGTGGAAAGCGAACCGCTGGCCGAACTGGCATCTGCTGTGGACGTCTTCAAGGTCGACGTCAAGGGGTTCAGCGAGGGGTTCTACCGACGGCATTGTGGCGGATCGCTGTCCCCGGTGCTGAAGAGCTGTGAGATGATACAAAGGAACGGGAACCATCTCGAGATAGCCTATCTGATCATCCCCGGACTGAACGACAGAAAAACGGAGCTGACCGGGTTCTTCGATTGGGCCAGGAACGTCCTGGGGCGCCGGGTGCCGGTGCACCTATATCGTTTCATGCCCGCGCATCGATTGTCCCATCTGCCTCCGACGGACATGTCGGTCATGAGGTCGGCCAAGGAAATGGCCGAAAGGGCCGGGCTCGATTTCGTCTATCTTAGTGGGATGGTAGAAGGCGATGAGCACCGGACCCTGTGCCCGAGATGCGGTCACTTGGTGATCGACCGGGCGGCCAAGGCCGAATCGGAAAAGGTCGTGTGTGACCATGGGCGGGTCAGCAAGTTCTGTCCATCATATTCCGAGATAATCGACCGAACAAAAAGAGGGGCGTGCCCCGAGTGCGGGGAAATTATTTACCGGACGGAATGA
- a CDS encoding corrinoid protein, which yields MANMDALIEIVVKGKIKEAKGATQALLDQGVTAKEIIFKGLSEAMKIVGDKYEKKEYFLPQVLLSAQTLYQGLNVALPKLDATSAAAAGKIVICVVEGDVHDIGKNICKALLTGAGNTMFDLGRDVPLKDIVQKAKDESAQIIATSTLMTPTLAGMKEIEKMLKEAGLKGKIKTMVGGGATSSDFAKSIGADGWGYDANEAVQVAIKLLAK from the coding sequence ATGGCAAACATGGATGCATTGATCGAGATTGTTGTCAAGGGGAAGATTAAAGAGGCCAAGGGAGCCACCCAGGCGCTCTTGGACCAAGGAGTGACCGCTAAAGAGATCATTTTCAAGGGCTTGAGCGAGGCCATGAAGATCGTCGGTGACAAGTACGAGAAGAAGGAGTACTTCCTGCCGCAGGTTCTTCTGTCCGCTCAGACCCTGTACCAGGGATTGAACGTGGCCCTGCCTAAGCTCGATGCTACCTCCGCTGCAGCCGCCGGAAAGATAGTCATCTGCGTGGTCGAGGGAGATGTGCACGACATCGGTAAGAACATCTGCAAGGCCCTGCTGACCGGCGCCGGCAACACCATGTTCGACCTGGGACGCGACGTGCCCCTGAAGGACATCGTGCAGAAGGCTAAGGACGAGAGCGCCCAGATCATCGCCACCTCAACCCTCATGACCCCCACCCTGGCGGGCATGAAGGAGATCGAGAAGATGCTTAAGGAAGCCGGCCTGAAGGGCAAGATAAAGACCATGGTTGGTGGCGGCGCTACCTCCTCGGACTTTGCCAAGAGCATCGGCGCAGACGGATGGGGCTACGACGCCAACGAGGCGGTCCAAGTCGCCATCAAGCTGCTCGCGAAGTAA
- a CDS encoding winged helix-turn-helix domain-containing protein: protein MTGNISNETVSIENEIVHLKKRVEEMSLELRHVVALLQSSQGSLSANNELFDLLREEAREKALTRLDAGMAKRCDMRKECRGKFAGFLDENLELLDRPRISEADIHNRTEALESLKENAVPGRCDGCFNEVGALFQQQMQLMRALKLYQSQEDVRNSIDILPEAEVVKDLLEPLSNVQRLIILKSLLKTPRSFTELSSLTHLRGGNLLFHLQRLTASELISQRSGRGEYALSEKGMRALEMVNDLYQRTTTSGNGTKGE from the coding sequence ATGACCGGAAACATATCCAACGAGACCGTTTCCATAGAGAACGAGATCGTCCATCTTAAGAAAAGGGTCGAGGAGATGAGCTTGGAGCTCAGGCACGTTGTTGCTCTATTACAATCCTCTCAAGGTTCCCTTTCGGCCAATAACGAACTATTCGATCTGTTGCGCGAGGAAGCGCGGGAAAAGGCCCTGACCCGGCTCGACGCCGGCATGGCCAAGCGTTGCGACATGCGTAAGGAGTGCCGGGGGAAGTTCGCCGGTTTCCTGGACGAGAACCTGGAACTCCTGGACCGCCCCCGGATCTCCGAGGCAGACATACATAATAGGACGGAGGCCTTGGAATCTTTGAAGGAAAATGCGGTACCCGGGAGATGCGACGGATGCTTCAACGAGGTGGGCGCTCTCTTTCAACAGCAGATGCAGCTCATGCGTGCCCTGAAACTGTACCAGAGCCAAGAGGACGTGCGTAACAGCATCGACATCCTGCCGGAGGCTGAGGTGGTCAAAGACCTTCTCGAACCATTGTCCAACGTCCAGAGGCTAATAATACTCAAATCCCTGCTCAAGACACCACGCTCCTTCACGGAGCTATCCTCGCTGACCCATCTTCGCGGAGGTAACTTGTTGTTCCATCTGCAGCGTCTGACAGCCTCGGAGCTGATATCTCAGAGAAGTGGGCGCGGTGAATACGCCCTCTCGGAAAAGGGGATGAGGGCGTTAGAGATGGTGAACGACCTTTACCAGCGGACCACGACGTCCGGTAACGGGACCAAAGGAGAATGA
- a CDS encoding hydantoinase/oxoprolinase family protein: MAERKLGLGLDTGGTYTDAAVVDMSTFEVLAKAKSPTTYHDLSIGVLGAIDGVLKSGSFDPADIMFVGLSTTLATNSILTGKGGRVGHIAIGWTPMQEYRSGADMDAYIKGGHGVWAQQQEPLDTEALKKAITEMQPNVDSFVVSAHFSVYNPDHEKEAARMIKEMTGMPVVMGHQLASELGVPERSVTAILNARLLPVLSEFLDGVERSLHERGITAAILVFKGDGTLMNIETAKERPVETILSGPAASLMGGKVLCDEKDFIMVDIGGTSTDIAYLDDGFPRISKEGATVGNWRTRVKAIDIWTVGLGGDSHVISDQKGEFKIGPERVVPLAIAASEFPEIKEKMKATSETNYFIHVERSTEKLSSKEKEVYEFVKTHPICTLEEIRVGAPEVYTYRDVVKRLKNRGFLQMCGLTPTDFMHVQGFFDRFDIEAARMGVQFMANWAKMNFDEYVESFHQEMITRMGEEIMRKVVLDGSSEMPDSPGFNYLLRASVNGNRGSNLVMRTNIGRPLVGIGAPAHIYMPPLEKRMDVKVIIPKEHDVGNAVGAVCSQISETVTVQVYPNMDNVFFVLGPFGSPVTYSHLEQAISSARCQAEEFVRNRVYEAGAENIRVRSDVNANKFFGGDNVEGEQTAWVDVVARATGDPKPPEKKKSSL; the protein is encoded by the coding sequence ATGGCCGAAAGGAAACTTGGGTTGGGTCTAGACACGGGCGGCACGTACACGGACGCGGCAGTTGTGGACATGTCCACCTTTGAGGTGCTGGCCAAAGCGAAGTCACCCACCACCTACCACGACCTGTCCATTGGGGTCCTGGGAGCGATCGACGGCGTCCTGAAATCAGGCAGCTTCGATCCAGCCGACATAATGTTCGTTGGCCTTTCCACAACCTTGGCCACGAACTCCATTTTGACTGGTAAGGGGGGCAGGGTCGGTCACATCGCCATCGGGTGGACCCCAATGCAGGAATACAGGTCCGGAGCGGACATGGACGCTTACATAAAAGGTGGCCATGGTGTATGGGCCCAGCAGCAGGAACCCCTGGATACCGAGGCGCTCAAGAAGGCCATCACGGAAATGCAACCGAACGTTGATTCATTCGTAGTATCAGCCCATTTCAGCGTCTACAATCCCGACCATGAGAAGGAAGCCGCCCGCATGATCAAGGAAATGACCGGGATGCCCGTGGTGATGGGGCACCAACTAGCCTCCGAGCTGGGTGTGCCGGAAAGGAGCGTGACCGCTATACTGAACGCCCGGCTGCTACCGGTGTTGTCCGAATTCCTGGACGGCGTAGAGCGTTCCCTACACGAACGTGGAATAACCGCGGCCATACTGGTCTTTAAGGGGGACGGCACCCTGATGAACATCGAAACGGCTAAGGAGCGACCGGTGGAGACCATACTCTCTGGTCCGGCGGCCAGTCTCATGGGGGGTAAGGTCCTCTGCGACGAGAAGGACTTTATCATGGTGGACATCGGAGGGACGTCCACCGATATCGCCTATCTGGACGACGGTTTCCCCCGCATATCCAAAGAAGGGGCCACCGTGGGCAACTGGCGCACCCGGGTCAAGGCCATCGACATCTGGACCGTGGGGCTGGGGGGAGATTCGCACGTGATCTCCGACCAGAAGGGAGAGTTCAAGATCGGTCCAGAGAGGGTGGTGCCGTTGGCCATCGCCGCATCCGAATTTCCAGAAATAAAGGAAAAGATGAAGGCCACCAGTGAGACCAATTACTTCATTCATGTGGAACGGAGCACCGAAAAACTAAGCTCCAAGGAAAAAGAGGTCTACGAGTTCGTCAAAACCCATCCGATATGCACCTTGGAGGAGATCAGGGTGGGAGCGCCAGAGGTGTACACGTACCGAGACGTGGTGAAGCGGCTCAAGAACCGCGGGTTCCTGCAGATGTGTGGGCTGACGCCCACGGACTTTATGCACGTCCAGGGTTTCTTTGACCGTTTCGACATCGAGGCGGCCAGGATGGGCGTGCAGTTCATGGCCAACTGGGCCAAGATGAACTTCGACGAGTACGTCGAGTCCTTCCACCAAGAAATGATCACCCGGATGGGCGAGGAGATCATGAGGAAGGTCGTACTGGACGGATCGAGCGAGATGCCCGATTCCCCCGGTTTCAACTACCTTCTGAGAGCGTCGGTCAACGGGAACAGGGGGAGTAACTTGGTGATGAGGACCAATATCGGACGTCCTCTGGTAGGCATCGGAGCCCCGGCGCACATCTACATGCCGCCCCTGGAGAAGCGCATGGACGTCAAGGTGATAATACCCAAAGAACACGACGTCGGCAACGCCGTGGGAGCGGTCTGCAGCCAGATATCTGAGACCGTTACCGTTCAGGTGTACCCGAACATGGACAACGTCTTCTTCGTGCTCGGGCCGTTCGGTTCTCCGGTCACCTACAGCCACTTGGAACAGGCCATCAGCAGCGCCCGCTGTCAGGCCGAGGAGTTCGTGAGGAACCGTGTCTACGAGGCCGGGGCTGAGAACATCCGGGTCCGCAGCGACGTAAACGCGAACAAGTTCTTCGGTGGGGACAACGTGGAAGGGGAGCAGACTGCCTGGGTGGACGTCGTGGCCCGGGCCACTGGTGACCCCAAGCCCCCGGAAAAGAAGAAGAGCTCACTCTAA
- a CDS encoding permease — translation MISVSIIVEIEGELTADILFVALQSGLDGLIEYISQHTLTCLVPAFFIAGAIAAFVKKEAILKYFGPQTKKYISYPIASISGLVLAVCSCTILPLFTGIYKKGSGLGPAITFLFAGPGINVLAIIYTAQVLGYDIGLARAVAAIGMSVIVGAIMAWIFRKEQPKGELKIISSGKDKPRWVTFSFFVLLILILVTGASQLDWTIRLAVVYVLTLLVAYLLIYHFERDEVTDWGMETWDLTKKIFPILLIGTFFVGVLAYFLPPETFRPYLGGNSVLANLLASLLGAILYMPTLLEVPIIGTTFGYTTGVIGAGPALALLMSGPTVSAPSLFVLGGIMGWKKTLAYALLVILMSTMAGLIFGALVG, via the coding sequence ATGATATCTGTTTCAATAATAGTTGAAATAGAAGGTGAACTAACGGCGGACATATTGTTCGTGGCGCTGCAGAGCGGCTTAGACGGTCTTATCGAATACATTTCCCAACATACCTTGACCTGCCTGGTCCCGGCCTTCTTCATCGCCGGGGCCATTGCTGCGTTCGTCAAGAAAGAGGCTATACTGAAATATTTCGGACCTCAGACCAAGAAATACATCTCCTATCCGATAGCCTCGATCTCCGGCCTGGTCCTGGCCGTCTGCAGCTGTACAATATTACCGCTCTTCACCGGCATATACAAGAAAGGAAGCGGACTAGGCCCAGCAATAACATTTCTGTTCGCCGGGCCGGGCATCAACGTGCTGGCGATAATCTATACCGCCCAGGTGCTCGGATACGACATCGGTCTGGCCAGGGCTGTGGCGGCTATCGGGATGTCAGTTATAGTCGGCGCCATCATGGCCTGGATATTCAGGAAGGAGCAGCCCAAGGGGGAGCTGAAGATCATCTCCAGTGGTAAGGACAAGCCAAGATGGGTAACTTTCAGCTTCTTCGTCCTGCTGATACTTATATTAGTGACCGGGGCTTCGCAGCTGGACTGGACCATAAGGCTGGCCGTCGTATACGTGCTGACATTATTGGTCGCCTACCTGCTCATCTACCACTTCGAAAGGGACGAGGTGACCGATTGGGGAATGGAGACCTGGGACTTGACCAAGAAGATATTTCCCATCCTGCTGATAGGCACTTTCTTCGTCGGCGTGCTGGCGTACTTCCTGCCCCCGGAGACGTTCCGACCCTATCTCGGAGGCAACTCCGTGCTCGCCAACCTGCTGGCCTCGCTCCTCGGAGCCATCTTGTACATGCCCACGCTGCTGGAGGTTCCGATCATCGGGACCACCTTCGGTTACACGACTGGGGTCATCGGGGCCGGTCCGGCGCTGGCGCTCCTGATGTCCGGTCCTACCGTGAGCGCCCCATCCCTATTCGTATTAGGAGGGATCATGGGGTGGAAGAAGACCCTGGCCTATGCTCTGCTGGTGATATTAATGTCGACAATGGCCGGCCTAATTTTCGGAGCGCTGGTGGGCTGA
- a CDS encoding thioredoxin family protein, whose translation MKIEIFGTGCAKCKRLEKNVHEAVATAGIDAQVVKIEDIDAIMEQGIMVTPALAIDGDVKLMGKVPSVEELVRLIKG comes from the coding sequence ATGAAGATAGAAATATTCGGTACGGGTTGCGCCAAATGCAAGAGACTGGAGAAGAACGTGCACGAGGCGGTCGCTACCGCTGGAATCGACGCCCAGGTGGTCAAGATCGAGGACATTGACGCCATAATGGAGCAGGGCATCATGGTGACCCCTGCCCTGGCCATCGACGGTGACGTCAAACTGATGGGAAAGGTCCCATCCGTAGAGGAACTGGTCAGGTTGATCAAGGGGTGA
- a CDS encoding putative zinc-binding protein, with product MEKAKCSCGGTTIVYACAGAANLGQACNEMALRLVEQGRARMGCLAGVGGHVPNMVMSARSADQVITLDGCAVQCARKVLEHNDVVPMIHIVATDLGLTKVMGQRWKGDEVSAISEAFDRLKPRKNDITQIE from the coding sequence TTGGAGAAAGCCAAGTGTTCGTGCGGCGGGACGACCATCGTCTACGCCTGCGCCGGCGCGGCCAACCTGGGACAGGCCTGCAACGAGATGGCCTTGAGGCTGGTGGAGCAAGGAAGGGCCAGGATGGGATGCCTGGCCGGGGTGGGAGGGCACGTGCCGAACATGGTCATGTCCGCGCGGAGCGCCGATCAGGTCATCACGTTAGATGGGTGTGCGGTACAATGTGCCAGAAAGGTTCTTGAGCACAATGACGTCGTTCCCATGATCCATATCGTAGCTACCGATCTGGGTCTGACCAAGGTCATGGGGCAACGATGGAAGGGAGATGAGGTTAGTGCGATCAGCGAGGCCTTCGACCGCCTTAAACCCCGAAAAAATGACATAACGCAAATCGAGTGA